Below is a window of Peromyscus eremicus chromosome 22, PerEre_H2_v1, whole genome shotgun sequence DNA.
ATATTTCGTGTCAATGAATGTAAGAACATGGCTTCATAGCTCCCTTCCAACAGCAAGTCTAAGAAAACTCCAAtatctgtaatatatatataaagtcagGCTAGCAAGCCAACAGAATTTAAGTGTAAATGATAATCcattacataaatattttaatatacaaaaCGGTATAAACAGAATGCTGGCTATACAGGAATCGCTAAGTCTTGAGCAAATCCTTCTCACTCTACCAACACCACCCCTCCTAGAAATGTAGGATACCTACAATGACTATGAGCAGCAAAGTGGAGGTcacacagaaataataataataatcatagtaatagtaataataggtGTAGTACCCTTCtttgtgaaattcacaaagattccAACCGACACAGAAGTTTCCCTTGCCGAGGTCCTACCTTCAATATTCTCTCCCAGGAGGCCAATCCAAACACACAGGTGCTCTCATGATTCCCTCATATTCCCCAGCTCATACCTGCCTCAATACTTTTACAACCGCGATATTTTTTCCCCCTGACGAACTTTCTTTTACAtgtcagtcctaaatgaagaaaATCAGCTCAAGTCTGTCTCTAGGGAACTTTCCCAGAGCACCAGATCTCAGACCATCGAACAAAACTTCCCCCCTGCTGACCCCTCCTCTGTACCCAGGGCTGGCATCCCTGTCCTCACAGCTCTCTCCCACCTGAGCCACAGCGCCCCTCCTGCTTGCACAACAGCCGCTCCGCCTTCGTGGAGAAGCCCCTCAGAAGTGCCCGCTCCGGAGTCCACGTCACCCCCGGCATCACTGGACCCAATTCGGGGTCCCGCGAGGGCCCCTCGGGGGAGGAGGAAGCGAAAGGAGCAGGGACCAAAGGTCGCCGGCGTCTGGTGGCCACGGGTACCGTCAAGACACCCACAGGACTAGCGTCCCCTGTGAGGATACAGGTACACGGGAGCAGCCATGACAGCAGCGCAGAGCATCCTGGGAAAACATCCCCACGCTCCTAAGCGACCAATCGGAGACTCAGGTGTGAGCATGCGCAGAGGATTGGATCGCGGCTGGCATCATCAGGGGCTTGGGGATAGGTGGAGATGGGTCGGCCTCGGTCCTGGTGACTAGGAGGTGTCTCTAGGGGAGACCGAGGATGGAAGCAGGTTCTGCGTGCAAACACTCGACTGTCTGAGGCAGAAGCAAGTCCTTGGAGGTGAACACGCAGAACCTTTTCTCCAAGCAGATAGGCGTAGGCCCTAGAGGTTCCTGACCCCGTAAGTGGAGCCCATGAGCCCCAGGCTCGAGCCGCCTCAGCGTAGGCTATCCTTCGGATGACTGAAAGTGCAAGAAAACCGAGCCGGAAGTGTCCTCGCAgcactgaggagactgaggcagaaggatcgctgcagtttcgaggccagcctgagctgcactgTGAGTTCCAAACTGGCCTCCTCCAAGAGTGTTCCCCTATCTCAAAGGGGGCAGTGGCAGGtcgcctggagagatggctcaaccgaGGACAAAGTTCTGTTCgcggcacccacatcaggtggctcagcaccacctgtcactccagacGGTCGGTTGTCCTCCTCTGGActtgtaggcaccaggcatgcaagtggtacatcCACACCTGCCGGCAAACATTTACACGCATAAGATAAACCATTTCTTTAAGAAGCGGGAGGCCATCACGTAAACCTGGCAGAGGTCAAGGACCTGGAAATTTTTGCAGGCCAGTCTCTAGAACCCAGAACACTTTGGTGAAgtgggaaaagggaaagaaatataTCCTCCTGACAGTGTGGCAGCCGCTGAGCAGAGTTTGCTggctggcgctctctctctctctctctctctctctctctctctctctctctctctctctctctcattaatgttttgtttgtttttcacaaagCTGCAAAGATTCACTGTGGAAAAACAACAGCAGCCAATGCAGCTCAAGGTGAAATGAAGACAGTACTGTCCTTCATCTGACATTGTACAACACTTCCCTGTGCTCCCAGGCATTTCTAACGAGAAGAAACATTAAGTCTTTTGACCAAGATCCAAGAgtagctaggcggtggtggcacactcatctcagcacttggaaggcagaggcaggcagatctcttgtgagttcgaagccaggctggtctacagagtgagtttgaggacatccagggctacaaagagaaaccctgtctcgacaaaacagtaaaacaaaaaagattcaGGGATAGATCTGGGTGAGTTATTATATGAGACAACATTGTTATCCTGAAATAAGTCACCATTTTTTTGGTAGGGTCTCACCACATaactcttgctggcctggaatttgctatgtagacaaggctagcctcaaagtaacagagatctgcctgttggaatgttgggattaaaggatggTTCCTCATCAAACCCAGcctcatacctttttttttttttttccccgtttttcaagacagggtttctctgggtagctttgcgcctttcctggaactcactctgtagcacaggctggcgttgaactcacagagatccccctgcctctgcctccctaatgccgggattaaaggagtgcgacACGACTGcctggcatttttttaaatttatttattttatgtatatgagtacacCTTtatttcagaagagggcatcggatcccactacagatggttgtgagcctccatgtggttgctggaagttgaactcaggacctctggaagagcagccagtgctcttaaccactgagccatctctccagcc
It encodes the following:
- the LOC131897598 gene encoding tetratricopeptide repeat protein 27-like is translated as MPGVTWTPERALLRGFSTKAERLLCKQEGRCGSDIGVFLDLLLEGSYEAMFLHSLTRNIFNFTMMAGEKIDSYLEKQIVNFLDCSTDLEEIER